A DNA window from Bacteroides cellulosilyticus contains the following coding sequences:
- a CDS encoding sensor histidine kinase gives MQYPRICLCAMLACLFSCFGTVMGQETIDLKSLADSVRKANGKPNFLPLGMHFLELAKERKDTANISDAYAILANHYYELGDTDSLRLVTYEYMDWADRCHRNTDRYQAWRQYIQRMTEKGLQEEVMKETDLLCKDAEKRKDKYGMASGEMCIGYNHRVFGQNIKLCLEYYDSALKHFEEGKYYRDAYVVSLNIIQTYLARQSYSDAVPYLDRLGQLGKTVEGKDVVIGEALYMRYYQFRVIAVLGIKGEKAAEPYIREANAYYLKNKESISQEGWFGYKIMCSQILGNIGNAVAYMDSLINYQRSIGNYYPGNYRQKAIMLEQIGHYREACRAFAEYSQLNDSVRTAEMDEQLNKYTAQFEVDRLKMEKLELSEKMSRERLAFVFGAGCVILLLLILVTYLYIRTLSMNRKLDVARKELQKMGRIKSSFIQHVTHELRTPLNSVVGFSALLAEEGLDVEDAREYSGQVEKNSAYLLELIDNIIDIADMDSQTADMPKEAVDVNACCLECIDELGGKQKEGVELQWVPSPDAPVIQTVRAWMKRVLTLLLDNAGKFTEKGVIRLQCEEDKENNIIRFIIEDTGIGIEPQYQETVFERFFKVDSFTPGTGLGLSIARQVMDIVDGKIYLDTSYNGGVRVVVEWPMN, from the coding sequence ATGCAATACCCTCGGATATGCTTGTGTGCCATGTTGGCATGCTTGTTTTCTTGTTTCGGGACAGTTATGGGACAAGAGACAATTGATCTGAAATCGCTTGCCGACAGTGTACGGAAAGCGAATGGTAAACCGAATTTTCTACCCTTGGGTATGCACTTCCTTGAATTGGCAAAAGAGCGGAAGGATACGGCTAATATCAGTGACGCTTATGCTATTCTTGCCAATCATTATTATGAATTAGGAGATACGGACAGTTTGCGCCTGGTGACTTATGAATATATGGACTGGGCAGATCGTTGCCACCGTAATACCGATCGCTATCAGGCATGGAGGCAGTACATCCAGCGAATGACCGAAAAGGGGTTGCAGGAAGAGGTGATGAAGGAGACGGATTTACTCTGCAAAGACGCCGAGAAACGGAAAGATAAATACGGCATGGCATCCGGTGAAATGTGTATAGGTTATAATCACCGTGTGTTCGGTCAGAATATAAAGCTATGCCTTGAATATTATGACAGTGCATTGAAGCACTTTGAAGAAGGCAAATATTACCGTGATGCTTATGTTGTTTCCCTCAATATCATTCAAACTTATCTGGCACGTCAGTCATATAGTGACGCCGTGCCTTATCTGGATCGGTTGGGACAGTTGGGGAAGACAGTAGAGGGGAAGGATGTTGTAATAGGAGAAGCCCTGTATATGCGCTATTATCAGTTTCGGGTTATTGCGGTTTTGGGGATAAAAGGAGAGAAAGCGGCAGAACCTTATATTCGTGAAGCAAATGCTTATTATCTTAAAAATAAAGAGTCTATTTCACAGGAGGGCTGGTTCGGCTATAAAATTATGTGCAGTCAGATCTTGGGTAACATAGGCAATGCCGTGGCTTATATGGATTCTCTGATTAATTACCAGCGTTCGATAGGCAATTATTATCCGGGAAACTACCGGCAAAAAGCCATTATGCTGGAACAGATCGGACATTACAGGGAGGCATGTCGTGCTTTTGCAGAGTATTCTCAGTTGAATGATTCTGTGCGTACGGCAGAGATGGATGAACAGCTGAACAAATATACCGCTCAGTTTGAGGTTGACCGTCTGAAGATGGAGAAGCTGGAACTGAGTGAGAAAATGAGCCGTGAGCGTCTGGCTTTTGTGTTTGGGGCGGGTTGTGTGATATTACTGCTATTGATATTGGTTACTTACCTTTATATTCGTACTCTTTCTATGAACCGGAAACTGGATGTTGCCCGTAAGGAATTGCAAAAAATGGGGCGCATTAAGAGTTCGTTCATCCAGCACGTCACGCATGAGTTGCGTACACCGCTTAATTCTGTAGTAGGTTTTTCTGCATTGCTTGCCGAAGAAGGCTTGGATGTGGAAGATGCCCGTGAGTATTCCGGTCAGGTCGAGAAGAACAGTGCTTATTTGTTAGAACTGATTGATAATATAATAGATATTGCCGATATGGACTCACAGACTGCGGATATGCCCAAAGAAGCGGTGGATGTGAATGCCTGCTGTCTTGAATGTATAGATGAGTTGGGTGGGAAGCAGAAAGAAGGTGTGGAACTGCAATGGGTTCCCTCTCCGGATGCCCCGGTGATACAGACTGTACGGGCCTGGATGAAGCGTGTGCTTACCCTTTTGCTGGATAATGCCGGGAAATTTACCGAAAAGGGTGTGATCCGTCTGCAATGTGAGGAAGATAAGGAGAATAATATCATACGTTTCATAATAGAAGATACTGGTATCGGCATTGAGCCGCAATATCAGGAAACTGTTTTCGAGCGTTTCTTTAAAGTAGATAGCTTTACTCCCGGCACAGGTCTGGGACTTTCCATTGCCCGTCAGGTGATGGATATTGTAGATGGCAAGATTTACCTGGATACTTCGTACAACGGTGGCGTCCGTGTAGTTGTTGAATGGCCAATGAATTGA